In one Pseudomonas sp. Bout1 genomic region, the following are encoded:
- a CDS encoding PAS domain-containing protein: MRESPEAFEQAPPAHLMDRFPAALLELRDNGQIAHFNLAWAELMGQPGTERNLMDYVHQEDRPLWRQALNELRRRPDTSFNQRLRFVHPCGELRWFEVSLKRGAQGFYLVAGDVTAHKRREIALQASQRSSMSLLDSMPGLVYRGRNNRDWTMEFVSAGCLQLTGYPAERLVDNHEFTYNSLILAQYADYVWREVQYALSRHEPFELNYQIRCADQSIKQVWEKGVGIYADTREVLGIEGAIFERKTL; this comes from the coding sequence ATGAGGGAAAGCCCCGAAGCCTTTGAGCAGGCCCCGCCGGCGCACCTGATGGATCGCTTTCCGGCCGCCCTGCTCGAATTGCGCGACAACGGCCAGATCGCGCACTTCAACCTGGCCTGGGCCGAGCTGATGGGGCAGCCGGGTACGGAGCGCAACCTGATGGATTACGTGCACCAGGAAGACCGCCCGTTGTGGCGCCAGGCCTTGAACGAACTGCGCCGGCGCCCCGACACCTCATTCAACCAGCGCCTGCGCTTTGTGCATCCTTGTGGCGAGTTACGCTGGTTCGAGGTCAGCCTCAAGCGCGGCGCGCAAGGGTTCTACCTGGTGGCGGGTGATGTGACGGCGCACAAGCGCCGCGAGATTGCCTTGCAGGCCAGCCAGCGCAGCAGCATGAGTTTGCTCGACAGCATGCCGGGGCTGGTCTATCGGGGGCGCAACAACCGCGACTGGACCATGGAATTCGTGAGTGCCGGGTGCCTGCAATTGACCGGTTACCCTGCCGAGCGGCTGGTGGACAACCATGAGTTCACCTACAACAGCCTGATCCTGGCGCAGTACGCCGATTACGTCTGGCGCGAGGTGCAATATGCGTTGTCGCGGCACGAGCCGTTCGAACTCAATTACCAGATTCGCTGCGCCGATCAGTCGATCAAGCAGGTGTGGGAGAAAGGCGTGGGGATTTATGCCGATACCCGCGAGGTGCTGGGGATCGAGGGGGCGATTTTCGAACGTAAAACCTTGTGA
- a CDS encoding NUDIX hydrolase: protein MFSPGFCPKCGGSDLGHQLPPGDTHERLMCRGCGYIHYVNPKIIAGCIIEQDGKYLLCQRAIPPRPGTWTLPAGFMEGGETTEQAALREVWEESGVRAEIVSPYSIFSVPKISEVYIIFRAVALEITGQFGPETLDYKFFAPEDIPWDSIYYPAIRQILERYIEERQAGVYGIYIGNDDSGRIHFIR from the coding sequence GTGTTCAGCCCAGGCTTTTGCCCGAAATGCGGTGGCAGTGATTTAGGTCACCAACTGCCGCCGGGCGATACGCATGAGCGCCTGATGTGCCGCGGCTGCGGCTACATCCACTACGTTAATCCGAAGATCATCGCTGGCTGCATCATCGAGCAGGACGGCAAGTACCTGCTGTGCCAACGGGCGATCCCGCCACGCCCTGGCACCTGGACGCTGCCGGCCGGCTTTATGGAAGGTGGCGAAACCACGGAGCAGGCGGCACTGCGGGAAGTCTGGGAAGAAAGCGGCGTGCGTGCAGAGATCGTGTCGCCCTACTCGATCTTCAGCGTGCCGAAGATCAGCGAGGTGTACATCATCTTTCGCGCCGTCGCATTGGAGATTACCGGCCAGTTCGGCCCGGAAACCCTGGACTACAAATTCTTCGCGCCCGAGGATATTCCCTGGGACAGCATCTACTACCCGGCGATTCGGCAGATCCTCGAACGTTATATCGAGGAACGCCAGGCCGGTGTCTACGGCATCTACATCGGCAACGACGACAGCGGCAGGATTCACTTTATCCGCTGA
- a CDS encoding GntR family transcriptional regulator, producing the protein MKRLPLDDSFKVNHNPVTLREIVLEKLRSAIMNFQLLPGDRLVERDLCDRLGVSRTSVREALRHLESEGLVEFADAKGPQVAIITLADAVDIYELRCVLEGLIVQLFTLRAKAKDIKALEKALEENRKALKDGELQQVIDSVQGFYDVLLVGSGNHVAATQLRQLQARISYLRATSVSQENRRGTSNQEMERMVQAIKSGDPLAAHQACVDHVRAAAAVALDYLKRKQEETGKIPEIILPIALKEPRIGH; encoded by the coding sequence ATGAAACGCCTGCCACTCGACGACAGCTTCAAGGTCAATCACAACCCGGTTACCCTGCGCGAAATCGTGCTGGAGAAACTGCGCAGCGCCATCATGAACTTCCAGCTGTTGCCGGGTGACCGCCTGGTGGAGCGCGACCTGTGCGACCGCCTCGGCGTCAGCCGCACCTCGGTGCGCGAAGCCTTGCGTCACCTGGAGTCGGAAGGCCTGGTGGAATTCGCCGATGCCAAGGGCCCGCAGGTGGCGATCATTACCCTGGCCGATGCCGTCGATATTTACGAACTGCGCTGCGTGCTTGAAGGCTTGATCGTGCAGTTGTTCACCCTGCGTGCCAAGGCCAAGGACATCAAGGCCCTGGAAAAAGCCCTGGAGGAAAACCGCAAGGCCCTCAAGGACGGTGAACTGCAACAAGTCATCGACTCGGTGCAGGGTTTCTACGACGTCCTGCTGGTAGGGTCTGGCAACCATGTCGCCGCCACCCAGCTGCGTCAGTTGCAGGCGCGCATCAGCTACCTGCGCGCCACGTCGGTGTCCCAGGAAAACCGTCGCGGTACCAGCAACCAGGAAATGGAACGCATGGTGCAGGCGATCAAGAGCGGCGACCCGCTGGCGGCCCACCAGGCCTGCGTCGACCATGTGCGCGCCGCCGCCGCCGTTGCCCTGGATTACCTCAAGCGCAAGCAGGAAGAGACCGGCAAGATTCCCGAGATCATCCTGCCTATCGCGCTTAAAGAACCGCGCATAGGTCACTGA
- a CDS encoding DUF1330 domain-containing protein, translated as MKAYWIAHVNVADAEQYTQYTQRAPAAFAKFGGRFLARGGRSAAMEGGPATQRNVVIEFDSYDQAVACYESEEYQQARAHREGVAQAQIIIVEGLAP; from the coding sequence ATGAAGGCGTACTGGATTGCCCATGTGAATGTGGCGGATGCAGAGCAATACACGCAGTACACCCAGCGCGCACCGGCGGCGTTTGCGAAGTTTGGCGGGCGTTTTCTGGCCAGGGGCGGGCGCAGCGCCGCGATGGAAGGCGGGCCTGCGACGCAGCGCAATGTGGTGATCGAGTTCGACAGCTACGACCAGGCGGTGGCGTGCTATGAGTCTGAGGAGTACCAGCAGGCGAGGGCGCACCGAGAAGGCGTGGCTCAGGCGCAGATCATTATTGTGGAAGGCTTGGCACCCTAG
- a CDS encoding aldehyde dehydrogenase gives MTLERFQMCIGGEWVDALSGKTFDSLNPALAEPWAQLPDADEADVERAVNAAQSAFESPAWRGLTATARGKLLRRLGDLIAENKEQLAQLESRDNGKLIRETRGQVSYLPEFFHYTAGLADKLEGGTLPLDKPDLFAYTVHEAMGVVAAIIPWNSPLYLTAIKLAPALAAGNTIVIKPSEHASATILELARLALQAGIPPGVVNVVTGYGPSTGAALTRHPLVRKIAFTGGAATARHVVRSSAENFAKLSLELGGKSPNIIFADADLDSAINGAIAGIYAASGQSCVSGSRLLVQDEIYDEFVERLVERAQRIRIGNPQDDASEMGPMATAQQLAVVEGLVADAIAEGARLRTGGKRPQNLGDGWFYEPTLFECDSNSMKIMQEEVFGPVASVIRFKDEAQALAIANDSQFGLAAGIWTRDLGRAHRLARDVRSGIIWVNTYRAVSAMAPIGGFKNSGYGRESGIDSVLAYTELKTVWINLSQAPMPDPFVMR, from the coding sequence ATGACACTTGAACGCTTCCAGATGTGCATCGGCGGCGAATGGGTTGACGCCCTGTCCGGCAAGACCTTCGACAGCCTGAACCCGGCGCTGGCCGAACCCTGGGCGCAGTTGCCCGATGCTGACGAAGCCGACGTGGAGCGCGCCGTGAACGCCGCGCAAAGCGCCTTCGAAAGCCCGGCCTGGCGCGGCCTCACCGCCACCGCACGGGGCAAGCTGTTGCGCCGTCTCGGCGACCTGATCGCCGAGAACAAGGAGCAACTGGCGCAGCTAGAAAGCCGTGACAACGGCAAGCTGATCCGTGAAACCCGCGGCCAGGTCAGTTACCTGCCGGAATTTTTCCACTACACCGCAGGCCTTGCCGACAAGCTCGAAGGCGGCACCCTGCCGCTGGACAAGCCCGACCTGTTTGCCTACACCGTGCATGAAGCCATGGGCGTGGTCGCCGCGATTATTCCGTGGAACAGCCCGCTGTACCTGACCGCGATCAAACTCGCGCCGGCCCTGGCGGCGGGCAATACCATCGTGATCAAACCATCGGAGCACGCCTCGGCGACCATTCTTGAACTGGCGCGCCTGGCGCTGCAAGCCGGCATTCCGCCGGGTGTGGTCAACGTGGTCACCGGATACGGTCCCAGCACCGGCGCGGCCCTGACCCGCCACCCGCTGGTGCGCAAGATCGCCTTCACCGGCGGCGCCGCTACGGCACGGCATGTGGTGCGCAGCAGCGCCGAAAACTTCGCCAAGCTGTCCCTTGAACTGGGCGGCAAATCCCCGAATATCATCTTTGCCGACGCCGACCTCGACAGCGCCATCAACGGCGCCATTGCCGGCATTTATGCCGCCTCCGGGCAGAGCTGCGTCTCTGGCTCGCGCTTGCTGGTGCAGGATGAAATCTATGACGAATTCGTCGAGCGCCTGGTGGAGCGTGCCCAACGCATTCGCATCGGCAACCCACAGGACGACGCCAGCGAAATGGGCCCCATGGCCACCGCGCAGCAACTGGCCGTGGTCGAAGGCCTGGTGGCCGATGCCATCGCCGAAGGCGCGCGCCTGCGCACCGGCGGCAAGCGCCCGCAGAACCTCGGCGACGGCTGGTTCTATGAGCCGACGCTGTTCGAATGCGACAGCAATTCGATGAAGATCATGCAAGAAGAAGTGTTTGGCCCGGTGGCGTCGGTCATCCGCTTCAAGGACGAAGCCCAGGCCCTGGCCATCGCCAACGACTCGCAGTTCGGCCTGGCCGCCGGCATCTGGACCCGCGACCTGGGCCGCGCCCACCGGCTGGCGCGGGACGTGCGCTCGGGCATCATCTGGGTCAACACCTACCGCGCCGTATCGGCCATGGCGCCCATCGGCGGCTTCAAGAACAGTGGCTATGGACGCGAAAGCGGCATCGATTCGGTGCTGGCCTACACCGAGTTGAAGACGGTGTGGATCAACCTTTCCCAGGCCCCGATGCCTGACCCTTTCGTGATGCGCTAA
- a CDS encoding ABC transporter permease has product MLLTPNAMSRRMRLGLYTTTGVIGLFLLLPIVFIVLLSFGSSQWLVFPPPGWTLKWYGQFFSNPDWMNAAVASLKVAVLTTVFAVALGLPTAFALVRGRFPGRELLYGLFTLPMIVPLVIIAVAVYALFLKLGYTGTMFAFVVSHVIVALPFTIISIINSLKLFDQSIEDAAVICGASRLQAVFKVTFPAIRPGMVAGALFAFLVSWDEVVLSVMMASPTLQTLPVKMWTTLRQDLTPVIAVASTLLIGISVLVMVIAAAVRRRTETRP; this is encoded by the coding sequence ATGCTCCTGACTCCCAATGCCATGAGCCGCAGGATGCGCCTGGGCCTGTATACCACCACCGGTGTGATTGGGCTGTTCCTGCTGCTGCCGATCGTATTCATCGTGCTGCTCTCGTTTGGTTCGTCCCAATGGCTGGTCTTCCCGCCGCCCGGCTGGACGCTGAAATGGTACGGCCAGTTCTTCTCCAACCCCGACTGGATGAACGCCGCCGTGGCCAGCCTCAAGGTCGCTGTGCTGACCACGGTGTTTGCCGTGGCGCTGGGCCTGCCCACCGCATTTGCCCTGGTGCGCGGGCGGTTCCCCGGCCGCGAGTTGCTCTACGGGCTGTTCACCCTGCCGATGATTGTGCCGCTGGTGATCATTGCGGTAGCGGTGTACGCGCTGTTCCTCAAACTCGGCTACACCGGCACGATGTTCGCCTTTGTGGTCAGCCATGTGATCGTCGCGCTGCCGTTCACCATCATCTCGATCATCAACTCGTTGAAGCTGTTCGATCAATCAATTGAAGACGCTGCGGTGATCTGCGGCGCGTCGCGCTTGCAGGCGGTGTTCAAGGTGACCTTCCCGGCGATTCGCCCAGGGATGGTGGCCGGCGCGCTGTTCGCCTTTCTGGTCTCGTGGGACGAAGTGGTGCTCAGCGTGATGATGGCCAGCCCGACCCTGCAAACCCTTCCCGTAAAAATGTGGACCACCCTGCGCCAGGACCTGACGCCTGTGATCGCCGTCGCTTCGACGTTGCTGATCGGCATCTCGGTGCTGGTCATGGTGATTGCCGCCGCCGTTCGCCGGCGCACCGAAACCCGGCCCTGA
- a CDS encoding ABC transporter substrate-binding protein — translation MVLNKRATAVLFAGLLATASHVALAAESVNFVSWGGSTQDAQKQAWADPFSKASGITVVQDGPTDYGKLKAMVESGNVQWDVVDVEADFALRAAAEGLLEPLDFSVIQRDKIDPRFVSDHGVGSFFFSFVLGYNESKLGAGKPQDWTALFDTKTFPGKRALYKWPSPGVLELALLADGVPADKLYPLDLDRAFKKLDTIKKDIVWWGGGAQSQQLLASGEVSMGQFWNGRIHALQEDGAPVGVSWKQNLVMADILVVPKGSKNKAAAMKFLASASSAKGQADFSNLTAYAPVNIDSVQRLDSVLAPNLPTAYAKDQITLDFAYWAKNGPAIATRWNEWLVK, via the coding sequence ATGGTGTTGAACAAACGTGCAACCGCGGTGCTGTTCGCGGGTTTATTGGCCACGGCCTCCCACGTGGCCCTGGCAGCCGAAAGCGTCAATTTCGTGAGCTGGGGCGGTAGCACCCAGGATGCGCAGAAGCAGGCCTGGGCCGACCCGTTCAGCAAGGCCAGCGGCATCACCGTGGTCCAGGATGGCCCCACCGACTACGGCAAACTCAAGGCCATGGTCGAAAGCGGTAACGTGCAGTGGGACGTGGTGGATGTGGAGGCCGACTTCGCCTTGCGTGCCGCCGCCGAAGGCTTGCTCGAACCCCTCGATTTCTCGGTGATCCAGCGCGACAAGATCGACCCGCGCTTCGTGTCTGACCACGGCGTGGGTTCGTTCTTCTTCTCCTTCGTGCTGGGCTATAACGAGAGCAAGCTCGGCGCCGGCAAACCCCAGGACTGGACCGCCCTGTTCGACACCAAGACCTTCCCAGGCAAACGCGCCCTCTACAAATGGCCGAGCCCGGGCGTGCTTGAGTTGGCCCTGCTGGCCGACGGTGTACCCGCCGACAAGCTGTACCCGCTGGACCTGGACCGCGCTTTCAAGAAACTCGACACCATCAAGAAAGACATCGTCTGGTGGGGTGGCGGTGCACAGTCGCAACAGCTGCTGGCCTCCGGCGAAGTCAGCATGGGCCAGTTCTGGAACGGACGCATTCACGCGCTGCAGGAAGACGGCGCACCAGTGGGCGTAAGCTGGAAGCAGAACCTGGTGATGGCCGACATTCTGGTTGTACCCAAGGGCTCGAAAAACAAGGCGGCGGCCATGAAGTTCCTGGCCAGCGCCAGCAGCGCCAAGGGCCAGGCAGACTTCTCCAACCTGACCGCCTATGCACCGGTGAACATCGACAGCGTGCAGCGCCTGGATTCAGTCCTGGCGCCCAACCTGCCGACGGCGTATGCCAAGGACCAGATCACCCTCGATTTCGCCTACTGGGCCAAGAACGGCCCGGCCATTGCGACACGGTGGAATGAATGGCTAGTCAAATGA
- a CDS encoding ABC transporter ATP-binding protein → MSAVIKESAQGNEQPLVSLRNLNKYYGEFAAVDNISLDIKDGEFLTFLGSSGSGKSTTLSMLAGFETPSSGEILVGNQSLVNVPPHKRDIGMVFQRYSLFPHLSVRDNIAFPLAIRKLASAEREKRVDAMLKLVQLEEFAHRRPSQLSGGQQQRVAIARALVYEPRILLMDEPLGALDKKLREDLQDELRQLHRRLGITIVYVTHDQEEAMRLSQRIAIFSHGKIVGLGSGFDLYQNPPNAFVASFLGNSNFLKLKVQGNAVGMFESQPVSIRLTAGLRTDQDVLLMVRPEKALALSVEQAAGQPLSAGWNEVSAIVGEVLFLGESQTCAVKTLGGTSMTVKALSAAGMPLKAGDPVRVRWATADACVYTQWAQSDLNKAAGAH, encoded by the coding sequence ATGAGTGCAGTAATCAAAGAGTCCGCGCAAGGCAACGAGCAACCCCTGGTAAGCCTGCGCAACCTGAACAAGTACTACGGCGAATTTGCCGCCGTGGACAACATCTCGCTGGACATCAAGGACGGCGAATTCCTCACCTTCCTCGGCTCCAGCGGCTCGGGCAAAAGCACCACGCTGTCGATGCTCGCCGGTTTTGAAACGCCGAGCAGCGGCGAGATCCTGGTGGGCAACCAATCGCTGGTCAATGTACCGCCGCACAAGCGCGACATCGGCATGGTGTTCCAGCGCTACTCGCTGTTCCCGCACTTGTCGGTGCGCGACAACATCGCCTTCCCCCTGGCGATTCGCAAACTGGCGAGCGCCGAGCGCGAGAAGCGCGTGGACGCCATGCTCAAGCTGGTGCAGCTGGAAGAGTTTGCCCATCGCCGCCCTTCGCAACTCTCCGGCGGCCAACAGCAGCGTGTCGCCATCGCCCGGGCGCTGGTGTATGAACCACGCATCCTGCTGATGGACGAACCCCTCGGCGCCCTGGACAAGAAACTGCGTGAAGACTTGCAGGACGAACTGCGCCAGTTGCACCGGCGCCTGGGCATCACCATTGTCTACGTGACCCACGACCAGGAAGAAGCCATGCGCCTGTCCCAGCGCATCGCGATTTTCAGCCACGGCAAGATCGTCGGCCTCGGCAGCGGCTTCGACCTGTACCAGAACCCACCGAATGCGTTTGTCGCCTCGTTTTTGGGCAACTCCAACTTCCTCAAGCTCAAGGTCCAGGGCAACGCGGTCGGCATGTTCGAAAGCCAACCCGTGTCGATCCGCCTGACCGCCGGGCTGCGTACCGATCAGGACGTGCTACTGATGGTGCGCCCGGAAAAAGCCCTGGCGTTGAGCGTCGAACAGGCCGCCGGGCAGCCGCTGTCGGCGGGCTGGAATGAAGTATCAGCGATCGTGGGCGAAGTGCTGTTCCTCGGGGAAAGCCAGACCTGCGCGGTGAAAACCCTGGGCGGCACCTCGATGACGGTCAAGGCCTTGTCTGCTGCGGGCATGCCGCTCAAGGCCGGCGACCCGGTGCGGGTGCGCTGGGCCACAGCGGATGCGTGTGTGTATACGCAGTGGGCGCAAAGTGATTTGAACAAGGCTGCCGGGGCACACTGA
- a CDS encoding ABC transporter permease translates to MKMTATTPTGSAVGAAGKAGGKAVSPSLAQRWRGSSNLIPALLFLGLFFLAPLIGLLLRGVLEPVPGLGNYQQLFANSAYARVLLNTFSVAGLVTLFSLLLGFPLAWAITLVPRGWGRWILSIVLLSMWTSLLARTYSWLVLLQASGVINKALMAMGIIDQPLEMVHNLTGVVIGMSYIMIPFIVLPLQATMQAIDPMILQAGSICGASPWTNFFRVFLPLCRPGLFSGGLMVFVMSLGYYVTPALLGGAQNMMLPEFIIQQVQSFLNWGLASAGAALLIFITLVLFYFYLKLQPESPVGASNAR, encoded by the coding sequence ATGAAAATGACGGCAACCACGCCCACCGGGAGCGCCGTTGGCGCTGCCGGCAAGGCTGGCGGTAAAGCCGTTTCGCCGTCCCTGGCGCAGCGCTGGCGCGGTTCAAGCAACCTGATCCCGGCCTTGCTGTTCCTTGGTCTGTTCTTTCTGGCGCCGCTGATCGGCCTGCTGCTGCGCGGCGTGCTGGAGCCGGTGCCGGGGCTTGGCAATTACCAACAGCTGTTCGCCAACTCGGCCTACGCCCGGGTGTTGCTCAACACCTTTTCGGTGGCGGGCCTGGTGACCCTGTTCAGCTTGTTGCTGGGCTTTCCGCTGGCGTGGGCCATTACCCTGGTGCCACGCGGCTGGGGACGCTGGATCCTGAGCATCGTGCTGTTGTCGATGTGGACCAGCCTCCTCGCCCGCACGTACTCCTGGCTGGTGCTGTTGCAGGCCTCCGGCGTGATCAACAAGGCGCTGATGGCGATGGGCATCATCGATCAACCCCTGGAGATGGTGCACAACCTGACCGGCGTGGTAATCGGCATGAGCTACATCATGATCCCGTTTATCGTGCTGCCGTTGCAGGCGACCATGCAGGCCATCGACCCGATGATCCTGCAGGCCGGCTCAATTTGCGGCGCCAGCCCCTGGACCAACTTCTTCCGGGTGTTCCTGCCGCTATGCCGGCCGGGGCTGTTTTCCGGCGGCTTGATGGTGTTTGTGATGTCCCTCGGTTACTACGTCACCCCGGCGCTGCTCGGTGGTGCGCAGAACATGATGCTGCCTGAGTTCATCATTCAGCAGGTGCAGTCGTTCCTCAATTGGGGCCTGGCCAGTGCCGGGGCCGCGTTGCTGATCTTCATCACGCTGGTGCTGTTCTACTTCTACCTGAAGCTTCAGCCGGAATCCCCGGTTGGCGCCAGCAACGCGAGGTAA
- a CDS encoding response regulator: MDCTTLLLIDDHPLFRKGLAQLFDASDDFEVVGQAASGREGINLAVSLTPQQVLLDLHMPGLSGLQVLDELRQLRLDCQVVVLTASMDRAELLSALRLGASGYVLKETEPDALLAYMRNCHKGAIVLDAALIALLADQAAPAQHCEAAGSGNLTEREGQTLALIAAGMSNKQIGRELGISDGTVKIYVRSLLQKLGLHSRLELAARVHSGALMKHEERH, translated from the coding sequence ATGGACTGCACGACCTTATTACTGATCGATGATCACCCACTGTTTCGCAAGGGCCTGGCGCAGCTATTCGATGCCAGCGATGACTTCGAAGTGGTGGGGCAAGCGGCCAGTGGCCGTGAAGGCATCAACCTGGCCGTGAGCCTGACGCCGCAGCAGGTCCTGCTGGATTTGCACATGCCGGGCCTCAGCGGTTTGCAGGTACTGGATGAACTGCGCCAATTGCGTCTCGATTGCCAGGTGGTGGTGCTGACCGCCTCGATGGACCGCGCCGAATTGCTCAGTGCCTTGCGCCTCGGCGCCAGTGGTTATGTGCTCAAGGAAACCGAGCCCGATGCGTTGTTGGCCTACATGCGCAATTGCCACAAAGGTGCGATTGTGCTGGATGCGGCCTTGATTGCGCTGCTGGCTGACCAGGCCGCACCGGCGCAACACTGCGAGGCTGCGGGCAGTGGCAACCTCACTGAGCGCGAAGGCCAGACCCTGGCATTGATCGCCGCCGGCATGAGCAACAAGCAGATCGGCCGGGAACTGGGGATCAGCGATGGCACGGTAAAAATCTACGTGCGCAGCCTGTTGCAAAAACTCGGCCTGCACTCGCGGCTGGAGCTGGCGGCCCGGGTGCACAGCGGTGCATTGATGAAACACGAGGAGCGCCATTAG
- the ribBA gene encoding bifunctional 3,4-dihydroxy-2-butanone-4-phosphate synthase/GTP cyclohydrolase II yields the protein MSFNSIAEIIEDYRQGKMVLLVDDEDRENEGDLLLPADCCTAEAISFMAREARGLICLTLTDEHCQRLGLEQMVPSNGSVFSTAFTVSIEAAVGVTTGISAADRACTVAAAVDINAGPADIVQPGHIFPLRAKDGGVLTRAGHTEAGCDLARLAGHTPASVIVEVMNDDGTMARRPDLEVFARRHGIKIGTIADLIHYRLSTERTVVRIGERDLPTVHGTFRLITFEDRIEGGVHMAMVMGQLRRDEPALVRVHVIDPLRDLVGAEYSGPSNWTLWAALQRVAAEGCGVVVVLANHESSQALLERVPQLTQAPRQFNRSQSRIYSEVGTGAQILQDLGVGKLRHLGPPLKYAGLTGYDLEVVESIPFTE from the coding sequence ATGTCGTTCAACAGCATTGCAGAAATCATCGAAGACTACCGCCAGGGCAAGATGGTGCTCCTGGTGGACGACGAAGATCGGGAAAACGAAGGCGACCTGTTGCTGCCTGCCGACTGCTGCACCGCCGAGGCTATCAGCTTCATGGCCCGTGAAGCCCGTGGCCTGATTTGCCTGACACTCACCGATGAACATTGCCAGCGCCTCGGCCTGGAACAGATGGTGCCGAGCAATGGCAGCGTGTTCAGTACCGCATTTACCGTGTCCATCGAAGCGGCCGTCGGCGTCACCACCGGTATTTCTGCTGCTGACCGCGCGTGCACCGTGGCGGCGGCCGTCGACATTAATGCCGGCCCTGCAGACATTGTGCAACCGGGCCATATCTTCCCGCTGCGCGCCAAGGACGGCGGTGTACTGACCCGCGCCGGCCACACCGAAGCCGGCTGCGACCTGGCGCGCCTGGCCGGGCATACGCCGGCCTCGGTGATCGTCGAAGTGATGAACGATGACGGCACCATGGCCCGCCGTCCCGACCTGGAAGTATTCGCCCGCAGGCACGGGATCAAGATCGGCACCATCGCCGATCTGATTCACTACCGCTTGAGCACCGAACGCACCGTGGTGCGCATTGGCGAACGCGACCTGCCGACGGTGCATGGCACGTTTCGCCTGATCACCTTCGAAGACCGCATCGAAGGCGGCGTGCACATGGCGATGGTCATGGGCCAGTTGCGCCGCGACGAACCCGCCCTGGTGCGGGTGCATGTGATCGACCCGCTGCGCGACCTGGTCGGCGCTGAATACAGCGGCCCGTCCAACTGGACGTTGTGGGCCGCCTTGCAGCGGGTGGCCGCCGAAGGCTGCGGCGTGGTGGTGGTGCTGGCCAATCATGAGTCATCCCAGGCACTGCTGGAGCGTGTGCCGCAACTGACCCAGGCGCCCCGGCAATTCAACCGCTCGCAATCACGCATCTATTCCGAAGTCGGTACCGGGGCGCAGATCTTGCAGGACCTCGGCGTCGGCAAACTGCGCCACCTCGGCCCGCCCCTGAAATACGCCGGTTTGACCGGCTACGACCTTGAGGTGGTCGAGAGCATTCCTTTCACCGAATGA
- a CDS encoding flavin reductase family protein, which yields MIEPGIYKDVMSSFPSGVTVVTTLDPEGGIVGITASAFSALSIDPALVLFCPNYASDTYPILRDSKRFAIHLLSADQTAEAYAFASKGKEKAKGIEWHLSDLGNPLLANATAIIECELWREYDGGDHAIIVGAVKNLILPEQPVTPMIYHKGKLGPLPTLA from the coding sequence ATGATCGAACCCGGCATTTACAAAGACGTCATGAGCTCGTTTCCTTCCGGCGTCACGGTGGTGACCACCCTGGACCCGGAGGGCGGCATCGTCGGTATCACCGCCAGTGCGTTCAGCGCGCTGTCGATTGACCCGGCGCTGGTGCTGTTCTGCCCCAACTATGCGTCAGACACCTACCCTATCCTGCGCGACAGCAAGCGCTTTGCGATTCACCTGCTGTCTGCCGACCAGACGGCTGAAGCCTATGCGTTTGCCAGCAAAGGCAAGGAAAAGGCCAAGGGCATCGAGTGGCACCTGAGCGACTTGGGCAACCCACTGCTGGCCAACGCCACGGCGATTATCGAGTGCGAGCTGTGGCGCGAATACGACGGCGGCGACCACGCGATCATCGTAGGCGCAGTAAAGAACCTGATCCTCCCCGAGCAACCGGTGACGCCGATGATCTACCACAAGGGCAAGCTGGGCCCGCTACCAACACTGGCGTGA